Below is a genomic region from candidate division KSB1 bacterium.
TCCTTGGGTTCAGGCGCCGACGGGATCTGATCGACCAGCTCGACGCCGCAGTCGGCGCACTTGATCACGCCGACCTCGTATTCGTAACCGCATTTGGGACAAAAAGGCATCTCGACCTCCTTTTCAGCCGTCGGCTGTGTGAAAGAACAAACAGCGTTGTCACATCAACGATATCTTTCTCAAACATTTTTGCCGCTTCCGGCCGATCCAAACCTTTGCTTATATTGGAAAATACTTTCTTTCCTCCGCACCGATGACCTGAAGCACCTCTTCGGCATCCATGCAGGTGCGCAGCTGATCGCGAAATTCCTTTTTATGCATCAGTCGGGAGATGCGGCTGAGCATCTTGAGATGCAGCGCGGTCTGATCGGTCGGCCCGACGAGCAGAAAAAACAGCCGTACAGGCTTACCGTCGATGGCCTGAAAGTCCACATCATGCCGCGTGATGCCGAAGGCAATGGACAATTCCTTAACCGCATCGGTTTTGGCATGCGGGATGGCGATGCCGTCGCCCATACCGGTGCTCATCTGTCTCTCCCTTTCCACCACCGCGTTCAAAGCCAAATCCCGATTTTCCAAGCGCCCGGCTTTGTCCAATAGTCCAATCAATTCTTCGATGATTTCATATTTTTCTTTGCCTGCCAGGGGAACCTTGATGACCTCCGGTGAAAGCAGGTCGGTCAAATGCATTCAGCCTCCTTAATAAACGATGCCGCTCAAGGGTTCGAAACAAAATGCAGCTGAACCGATTCAGTTCAGCTGCAGCTTTTGCTTCAAAACATTTAAAATTTACAAGAATTTCGGATAAATTCAAAATAAAATCCCCCATAAGTCATTCATCGTTCGAACAGAGAACGTCGTTCAATATCTGCAGCAGCATTACTCTTTAAGCCTAAAGCACCCGTTTTCTTTTTTTGATTATAATTTTGTATTTTTCGATCAAGTATCTAGCCGCAAAAGGAGATCCATTGCACAGAATACTGCTCCTGGGTACTGCTCCTCCACAAGCCGATGCTGCAAAAATTCTGAAAGAAAAAGGCTGCTATGTTATCGGCTGCAGCTGTCGTCATCAAGGCAGTGCGCTGAAATATCTCGATCGCTTCGAACTGATCGATATTATTAACATCGATGCCTTGATTCAACTGGCGCAGAATGAAAGAATCGACCTGATCTTTTCGATCGGTTCGGATATAGGAACACGCTCTGCAGCCTATGTCTCTGCGGCGCTCGAGAAGCCGTCTTTTATCGGGCCGGACATAATCGATGCAGCAGCAAATAAAATCACTCTTCGGCGATTGCTGGAGAATGCGGGTTTAAACTCCGTCCGATTTCAGAGCATCGATTCCGAGGCGGATCTGGATAAATGGCACCTTTATCCGGCGATTGTCAAGCCGGCAGACAGTCAAGGACAGCGGGGTGTGCGGCGCGTCGAAAACCGAGCTGAAGCGCAGCAGGCTCTCCTTGCGGGGCGCAGCTATTCGCCGACCGGCCAGGTCATCATCGAAGAATTTGTCGAAGGGCCTGAAATATCAGCTAATGTCTGGGTTGAAGCCGGAAGAGTGGAGTTTTGCCAAATTACCGATCGGCTGGTGTTCAGTGACCTTCCAGGGGGAATTCCGCGCGCCCATCTATCGCCTTCCCGCGTCTGTCAAGGGTCCTTGGCCGCGGCAACCCGGCAATTAATCGAAAAAACCGTAAAAGCCCTCGGCATCACGGCAGGGCCTGTCTATTTTCAGATCAAACTCGCAGCCGACGGTCCAAAGATCATCGAAGTTACCCCGCGGCTGGACGGTTGCCACCTCTGGCGTCTGATTGAGCGAACGACCGGCGTCAATTTATTGGAGACCACTTTGAACGTTCTCATGGATCAACCTGGAGGAAATCTAAGAGGCCGAGATCTCGGTTCCGCAAGTTTGACTTTTATGGCTGCTCTTCCGAATACTCGCTTCGACCCCTCGCGCTATTCTATCCCTCCCGAAAGCGTGTACCACGAGTTTTATTACGAAAAAGGTGAAACAGTAGTCGCCGTGAACGGCCTATTGGAAAAAGTCGGCTATTATATCGAGGTGAACGGATGAAGGTGCTCG
It encodes:
- a CDS encoding PTS sugar transporter subunit IIA — protein: MHLTDLLSPEVIKVPLAGKEKYEIIEELIGLLDKAGRLENRDLALNAVVERERQMSTGMGDGIAIPHAKTDAVKELSIAFGITRHDVDFQAIDGKPVRLFFLLVGPTDQTALHLKMLSRISRLMHKKEFRDQLRTCMDAEEVLQVIGAEERKYFPI
- a CDS encoding ATP-grasp domain-containing protein, with product MHRILLLGTAPPQADAAKILKEKGCYVIGCSCRHQGSALKYLDRFELIDIINIDALIQLAQNERIDLIFSIGSDIGTRSAAYVSAALEKPSFIGPDIIDAAANKITLRRLLENAGLNSVRFQSIDSEADLDKWHLYPAIVKPADSQGQRGVRRVENRAEAQQALLAGRSYSPTGQVIIEEFVEGPEISANVWVEAGRVEFCQITDRLVFSDLPGGIPRAHLSPSRVCQGSLAAATRQLIEKTVKALGITAGPVYFQIKLAADGPKIIEVTPRLDGCHLWRLIERTTGVNLLETTLNVLMDQPGGNLRGRDLGSASLTFMAALPNTRFDPSRYSIPPESVYHEFYYEKGETVVAVNGLLEKVGYYIEVNG